The DNA segment ATAAAATTCAACTCATCATCCAAACTAAAAGCTAGCAGGTGGTTGAGGAGGGCTGCTTAATTTGTCTGCTTCTTGCAATGCATGGTCCTGTCCTGTGCCACTTCTCCTCTCAGGGACTGCCACGTATGATTCATCACCATTCTCGATCTGTTGTACACGTTACAGCCACCCttcttgatctatatatattctggaattttctattcttttgtttcttgtgcaCCACTTCATTAATATTGTTTGTATCGAGGGGAAGGGAATTGAAGCTCTAAGATTTGGAACATATATAGTAGTGGGATACGGTACTGGCCGGCCCTACTGGGTGGCTGCCACTGTGGATAATGgcctcttttttaaaataattaaaaaaaaaagtaaaattcacaTTGAAAAAgtacgtaaaaaaaaaattactctttATTAATTATGAGGtttatttattcataaaagaaatttacacaaaatttatctatttaaactTTAATCCTAACACTACTCGTAAATAAAATATCGAAGGTATGTTAAGGTTTATATATgcatttatgattaaaattgtatataaatattgagttgagttaatttaaattttttataaataataatgagttgagatacaCACCTCAACTATACTCatttatgtgtttaaatatttaaaataacttaaaaataaaatatactgaACTGAGTTTGGTATCCAAACCAACCGTTAAACTTAAGAGTGTAGATGTGGCCAAGACTTTTAGGATCTAGCGTTGACGTGGCTATCTCTTTTCTCtgttaaattggttttattttcctatttaattaatcttctattttaattatccatataataattatttaaaatatacatccatataaatatttatatatcaaggaactatttttttccctaccatctaaattagaataaaaaataatgatatttataaaattattttgtgatcATGAACgtgatatatagtattattttattaatcatatagaattttatataactaattactagtataaatatttttaaaataatatcttatttgAAAATTCGGGCCGTTCTTGGTTTATGGCATTAATCAAGgaccattttttaaatttccctGTACTTTTTAAAATGGTCATGGATTTTGATGAGGACGTGAAGAGTAGAGGCCGGTCTTCTAAAGTATAACGGCCAACTTGACTTGCTTTCAGCACGTTGCAACTTGCACGAGCACGAGAGTCAGGACGACCAAACAAAAACTTGTACCCCTATCCGTGAATGAATGAATATCTGTCAAAGGATTTTGTTCTCTTTAATGATCATATGGGCTGGCTGGCTTAAACAATCTCACGTGATCATTGATATCGAGATAAAAGAATTAAggttattttaaatgatttgttaaatttatttcaaaataaaaataattttataatttaatacatcagtttataaatttatttattataatttgtttgtaattaaataatttctttgatTCAAATAACAGTTATTTTTACTACCAAGCTACTATTTTTTTAGGACATCGTTACTTTCGGACTATGTTActattgattttaaatttgaataatattacatattatcgtagaaaagaataaaatttattattaaaatttttttttttaaattatgtatttatttaattttttaaaaataattaagttataattatcatttatcaTAATTGTACATACTATTGACTAGGCTGCAATATAATTATAAGgtggaaataataaataaaaacctttTACACCCATATAATAAAGTAAAAGATAGACCAACAGGAAAAGCATGTACGGGTTATTCTGTtgagaaaagacaaaaacacATGACAAGTTGGAAGACTTTAACTCCAAGGCCCAAGCTGCTTCGGTCGATGACGGTTTCGCCGGCGTCATGGGCCAGGCTTTCCAGTTAGTTGCCGCCACCTGACTTGTGTCAAGTAGTAACGATAGATACGTCAACACAGTtagcatttaaaaaataataattttttcattttaattcaaacacaTTATTTAACAATCTAGCAGTTCAAAAGtgctaaaaaattatttttctaattttaatattttgttaaaatatataaaattacaatcctatcatttttctatatatattcatgatTGAGGGTGACCTAAAtcctatttttctatttaaaattaaaagaaattaattcaaaCTAGTTTGAATAAATGAGAAGAGATGGTTTTATATAAaggataataaaatattattttttaatattattattattttaaaatttaaaataattaaatagtaatttaaaaattttaaattatttattatattttatataaaaattttaaaaaaattataataataagataaaatataattaattaaatgctTTTCGGATCTAAACAAGGTTGCGCAGCAATAATTGATGGCACGAGATTTGGGCGTTACATTGAAATGGTTACATCAGAGCATACATCAGAGTAAATAAAGAAACGCGGTACAAGTTTGACTACTTGAACCCCAAGCTTCCGAAAACAGAGTCCTGACTCCTGAGTTCGTTGATGACGCCTTCGCTTCCGTCATCATCCGCCTTCATCCCCAAGTTATTTCCTTAACATGAGACCTATTAATATAGAGTACAACTACTGGGTTCGTGTCTCAGATGATTCTTGAACATTCCCCAGTGCTCTTCCATTTTCCTAGTACGCATCTGTCTCTGCGCCTGTCTGGAGTGTTTAGTAACCTGTCTTTTGACACCCGCCACAACACCTAAAATGGGTGGTTGCGTCTCGCAAGTGATGTTCAGTGGGACACAATCTTGGCCTTCCAGTGATCATCCCACAGCTAAGATCGTCTCCGTCAATGGTGTCCTCCGAGAATATCCCGCCCTTTCATATGTCTCCCAGGTCATCCAGGCCGAGAATtccttctcctcttcttcttcgtcgTCGTCGTCCATTTTCATCTGCAGTTCTGACAAATTGGGTTACGACGACTACATTCCGGCCTTGGATGCGGAGGACCAACTGCAGGCCGACCAGATCTACTTCGTGCTTCCCTCGTCTAAGCTTCGGCAGCGCTTGACCGCTTCCGATATGGCCTCCTTGGCCGTCAAAGCCGCCGTTGCTCTTCAGAAGTATGCCTCCAAAAACAGCGGCCTTCGACGGAAGAACAAGGCCCGTATATCTCCTGTTACTGTGG comes from the Carya illinoinensis cultivar Pawnee chromosome 8, C.illinoinensisPawnee_v1, whole genome shotgun sequence genome and includes:
- the LOC122274381 gene encoding uncharacterized protein LOC122274381 — its product is MGGCVSQVMFSGTQSWPSSDHPTAKIVSVNGVLREYPALSYVSQVIQAENSFSSSSSSSSSIFICSSDKLGYDDYIPALDAEDQLQADQIYFVLPSSKLRQRLTASDMASLAVKAAVALQKYASKNSGLRRKNKARISPVTVAYQSVSFESTKINRFGYEKSFESQKNNRRPTVDAKPSSGLSQDGSSARKLQRSRSRRTKTAARSFRLRLSTIYEGTAAL